In Acanthochromis polyacanthus isolate Apoly-LR-REF ecotype Palm Island chromosome 15, KAUST_Apoly_ChrSc, whole genome shotgun sequence, a single genomic region encodes these proteins:
- the six3a gene encoding homeobox protein SIX3a, whose translation MVFRSPLELYPSHFFLPNFADRPLLLANSAPTTRSPEDLSMFQLPTLNFSPEQVASVCETLEETGDIERLGRFLWSLPVAPGACEAINKHESILRARAVVAFHTGNFRDLYHILENHKFTKDSHGKLQAMWLEAHYQEAEKLRGRPLGPVDKYRVRKKFPLPRTIWDGEQKTHCFKERTRSLLREWYLQDPYPNPSKKRELAQATGLTPTQVGNWFKNRRQRDRAAAAKNRLQHQAIGPTGMRSLSEAGLTPHSSAESPSTAASPTTSVSSMTERVDTGTSILSVTSSDSECDV comes from the exons ATGGTTTTCAGATCCCCTTTAGAGCTTTATCCCTCCCATTTCTTCCTGCCAAACTTCGCTGATCGCCCTCTGCTCCTGGCGAACAGCGCTCCCACCACCAGGTCTCCAGAAGACTTGTCCATGTTTCAGCTACCGACACTCAACTTCTCCCCGGAGCAGGTGGCGAGCGTCTGCGAGACGCTGGAGGAGACCGGGGACATCGAACGGCTGGGCCGCTTCCTCTGGTCCCTGCCGGTGGCTCCGGGAGCGTGCGAGGCGATCAACAAGCACGAGTCCATCCTGCGCGCCCGGGCCGTGGTGGCGTTCCACACCGGGAATTTCAGAGACCTCTATCACATCCTGGAGAACCACAAGTTCACCAAGGACTCGCACGGCAAACTGCAGGCCATGTGGCTGGAAGCGCACTACCAGGAGGCCGAGAAGCTCCGCGGTCGTCCCCTCGGACCTGTCGATAAGTACCGGGTGCGGAAGAAGTTTCCGCTGCCTCGGACCATCTGGGACGGCGAGCAGAAGACGCACTGTTTCAAAGAGCGGACACGAAGCCTGCTGAGGGAGTGGTACCTTCAGGACCCGTATCCAAACCCCAGCAAGAAAAGGGAACTGGCTCAAGCCACAGGACTCACTCCTACACAGGTCGGAAACTGGTTTAAAAACCGGAGGCAACGAGACAGAGCTGCGGCGGCCAAAAACAG GCTCCAGCACCAAGCAATAGGACCCACCGGTATGAGGTCCCTCTCGGAGGCCGGTCTCACCCCTCACAGCTCGGCGGAGTCGCCTTCGACCGCGGCCAGTCCCACCACCAGCGTTTCCAGTATGACAGAGAGAGTTGATACTGGGACGTCCATCCTGTCCGTCACATCCAGTGACTCGGAGTGCGATGTATGA